The DNA region TCGGAAGCAACCGTTCAGGTAAACAAACTGTTAGCGCTTAATCCGGGCGAGGTGTATGGCGAGATCGAAGGCAGCAAAACCACCGATCCGGCCTATGGCCTGCCCGCCGTATGGATTGATGAAGAACAGCGGGATAACGCCCTGGCACTGGGCTATACCGTGGTTGACTCGTCTACTGTCATTGCGACTCATATCAGCAAAATCATGGAAGACCACTCCCACGAACTGCTGGGTTACGAAGAAACACAACAGCTGATTGATAACCTGAAAAAAATTGCGCCCAAACTGTGCGATGAGCTGACCCCTGCAAAGCTTAGCGTCAACACCATACAACAGGTATTCCAGCACCTGCTGCAGGACAGTATCCCTCTGACTGACGTTCGCACCATTGGCGGTACACTCCTTGACGCCAGCAATCGCCACACTCACCCGATCGCTCTGGCACAAGAGGTTCGTGTCGCCCTGCGCCGAACGATACTTGACAACCTGGTGGGCATGGAGAGCCTTATTCCTGTTGCCACACTGGCCCAGCCACTGGAGCAACTGCTGCTACAGGCTTTTCAGAAGACACAGCAACAGGGAGGCGGACAGTTTGCGCCGGACGCAATTCCCCTGGAACCCAATGTGACCGAACAACTTCAGAAACACATGCCTGAAGTCACACAGACCATGCAGAACACCGGAAAAACACCGATTCTTCTGGTAGCACCGCAACTGCGCCCGCTGCTGGCACGATTTGCACGACTCTGCTCGCCTGAACTGGCGGTTCTGTCCTACAACGAAATACCAGACAACCGGCAGATTGTTGTAGATATAAACCTGGGTTGAAACAACATAAACGAATGAGTCATTTTTTCATCGTCCAACGGTGATAGTGAATATTTACCGTAAAAAAGCACTGAATTATCTGTTTAAAGATTGTTCAGTGCTTTTTTTTTGAACAGCTGTCCGTTATTTTAAGCAGCCACCCTGACGACTGACGGACGACCTATAACACAGTGACCGATGTAAAGCCCTTCGACCTGCGCCATGCCGGTAATGAAATCCACCTTGTCTCTTCAGTGCTGCGTAAAATTGCTGAGCAGGCTGGCCAACGATTTCAAAATCATGTCAGCCACCTTCTGAACTGCGACGCAACCATTACCACGGAAGTCACCCTTGAGCATGACTTACTGCACGCCAATGCCGACGCCAGATACTTTCGCAACTGGATCATCGTTGACAACGACATCAATGACCTGTCTGTTGCACGGGTCAGTCGTTCTCTGGCCAGCGCATTCACCGACATGACCTGCGGCGGCACCGGTACCAGTATTACCAGGGCCGGTGAAGACCGCCCCCTCACCAGCGAAGGCAGAGTCCTGACCATGATGGTTAAGCACTTGCTGGATGAACTGGCCTTTGCCTACAGCGCTCTCGCCCCCACCACCCTGAGACTGACCAGCAACAAAGAAACGACAGAAGCAGAACACCAGCAAACCTATAAGCCCGCCTTTCTCTCCTGCATGAATTTCCATCTTCAGGCAGGAAAAGCCCGTGGAACCCTGTCGATCCTTTACCCCACCAGCCAGTTCAGTTCAGACGCTTATTTCAGCGATGGCCACTCCAACCATGACCGCCTGAGTGCTCTGAAGCAACGGATGCTTGATATAAAACTACCGGTGTCGGCTATCCTGACCAACCAGAAAACGAGCCTTGCAGATATGCTTGAACTGAAAGCCGGAGATATTATCCCACTTGAGGACATTACAGACGCCGGGATTTTTATTGGCAACAAGCGCCTGGGAACAGCCAGCGTGCTCACTGACGGCCAGAATATTCTGGCCCATATTTCGAGCATAACCCGCTGACCTCGCCCTGTCAGACAAGCCAGACAACAGGAGATAAGCAGAACTGTATTATCAGGATGGAAAACGACCGAAGGGATTGGGAAAAGACTTTTTAAAAGCAGTAATGGCTTTCAACAGTATCTGTGAAAGCCGTTACCTTTCAGACAGCCACTCAGGTCAGCAACTTACGGCGACCTGCCAGCGCGTGGGCCAGAGTACCACCATCGACATACTCCAGCTCCCCACCCAGTGGGACGCCGTGAGCAATACGGGTAGCCTCGACGTCTCTGCGTTTCAGCTCTTCAGCAATATAATGGGCCGTAGCCTCACCTTCCACAGTAGGGTTCGTCGCAAGAATCACTTCGGTTACCTGATTCTTTTCCACCAGCTGCATCAGGTCAGTCACCCCGATATCACCAGGACCTATGCCATCAATAGGCGACAAGTGTCCCATTAGCACGAAGTATCGCCCCCGGTAACCACCTGCCTGCTCGAAAGCCATGACATCAGAAGGGTTTTCAACCACGCAGAGCGTTGTCGACTCCCGCCCCCCATGAGCACAAATTTCACACAGATGATCTTCGCAGAGGGTTCGGCAGTCCCGACAGCGACCAACACCTTCAGCTGCTTCCTGCAAGGCTTTAGCCAGCCGCAGAGCGCCTTCCCGGTCCCGCTCCAGCAGGTGCAGGGCCATCCGCTGGGAAGAACGGGGACCAACCCCGGGCAGACAACGCAGGCTTTCCATCAATTCCCTGATAAGAGGACTGAACATAAGTGACCTGTCTCTCGATTAAAATGGCATCTTGAAGCCATCAGGCAGATTCATGCCTGCTGTCAGGCCGGACATTTTTTCCTTGTTATTGCTCTCAACCTTGCGAACAGCGTCGTTTACCGCCGCAGCCAGCAGGTCTTCCAGCATTTCCTTGTCTTCTTCCATCAGGCTCGGATCAATTTCGACACGCTTAACATCGTGGCGTCCTGTCATAGTGACCTTTACCATACCGGCACCGGATTCACCCTGAACTTCCGCATTCGCAAGCTCTTCCTGAACCCGCTGCATATCTTCCTGCATTTTCTGGGCCTGCTTCATCAGATTGCCCATACCACCCTTGAACATAGTGACTCCTTATTAGGTTCGTGTGATTAAATACAATCGCCCGTCGACCAGCAACTAACCGCT from Endozoicomonas sp. NE40 includes:
- a CDS encoding FliM/FliN family flagellar motor switch protein — protein: MTDVKPFDLRHAGNEIHLVSSVLRKIAEQAGQRFQNHVSHLLNCDATITTEVTLEHDLLHANADARYFRNWIIVDNDINDLSVARVSRSLASAFTDMTCGGTGTSITRAGEDRPLTSEGRVLTMMVKHLLDELAFAYSALAPTTLRLTSNKETTEAEHQQTYKPAFLSCMNFHLQAGKARGTLSILYPTSQFSSDAYFSDGHSNHDRLSALKQRMLDIKLPVSAILTNQKTSLADMLELKAGDIIPLEDITDAGIFIGNKRLGTASVLTDGQNILAHISSITR
- the recR gene encoding recombination mediator RecR is translated as MFSPLIRELMESLRCLPGVGPRSSQRMALHLLERDREGALRLAKALQEAAEGVGRCRDCRTLCEDHLCEICAHGGRESTTLCVVENPSDVMAFEQAGGYRGRYFVLMGHLSPIDGIGPGDIGVTDLMQLVEKNQVTEVILATNPTVEGEATAHYIAEELKRRDVEATRIAHGVPLGGELEYVDGGTLAHALAGRRKLLT
- a CDS encoding YbaB/EbfC family nucleoid-associated protein, which produces MFKGGMGNLMKQAQKMQEDMQRVQEELANAEVQGESGAGMVKVTMTGRHDVKRVEIDPSLMEEDKEMLEDLLAAAVNDAVRKVESNNKEKMSGLTAGMNLPDGFKMPF